From the genome of Vicia villosa cultivar HV-30 ecotype Madison, WI linkage group LG2, Vvil1.0, whole genome shotgun sequence, one region includes:
- the LOC131648849 gene encoding uncharacterized protein LOC131648849: MAGRNDAAIAAALEGVAQVLANQPNADENTGSRSLATFQRENPPVFKGKHDPDGALEWLKEIERIFRVTDCTPAQKVRYGTHILAVEADDWWLETRQRLEVAGEEITWVVFRREFLRKYYPEDVRGKKEIEFLELKQGNMSVTEYAAKFTELDKFYPYYDGAGAEFSKCIKFENEDNNAHYKVVTDRRGKNQQNRGKPYDAPAGKGKQRFTQGQRSSGGGAPPNVICFNCGKPGHKSTACNIEVKKCFRCGKMGHAMSDCKHKEMVCFNCGEEGHIGSQCSKPKKAQAGGRVFALAGTQTPNEDRLIRGTCFMNSTPLIIIIDTGATHCFIAADCVKRLGLVLSSMNGEMVVEVPAKGSVTTSLVCLKCPLSIFDRNFAVDLVCLPLSGLDVILGMNWLEYNYVHINCYNKTVRFSTVEEEEAGLVSPKQLRQLMKEEAEMFSLMATLSIENQAIIDELQVVREFPEVFPDEIPDVPPEREVEFAIDLVPGTRPVAMAPYRMSASEVGAPVLLVKKKDGSMRLCVDYRQLNKVTIKNRYPLPRIDDLMDQLVGASVFSKIDLRSGYHQIKVRDEDI, from the exons ATGGCTGGTAGAAACGATGCCGCGATTGCTGCTGCTTTGGAGGGTGTGGCTCAAGTTTTGGCAAATCAACCAAATGCCGATGAGAATACTGGATCTCGTAGTTTGGCGaccttccagagggagaatccgccGGTCTTCAAAGGAAAGCATGACCCTGATGGCGCATTGGAATggttgaaggagattgagaggatcttCCGTGTGACGGATTGCACTCCAGCGCAAAAGGTTCGTTATGGTACTCACATTCTAGCAGtcgaagctgatgattggtggctagagactcgCCAAAGATTGGAGGTGGCAGGTGAAGAGATCACTTGGGTTGTGTTCCGcagggaatttctgagaaagtattatcctgaagatgttcgtGGTAAGAAAGAGATTGAGTTTCTTGAGCTCAAACAGGGGAATATGTCAGTGACTGAATATGCTGCAAAGTTCACTGAGTTGGATAAGTTCTACCCGTATTATGATGGAGCAGGTGCTGAGTTTtcgaagtgcatcaagtttgagaac GAAGATAACAATGCTCATTACAAGGTTGTTACTGACAGGAGAGGCAAGAATCAACAGAACCGTGGCAAACCATATGATGCTCCAGCTGGTAAAGGTAAACAGAGATTTACGCAGGGTCAGAGATCTAGTGGGGGAGGTGCTCCTCCTAATGTGATTTGTTTCAATTGCGGGAAACCTGGCCATAAGAGTACTGCGTGTAACATTGAGGTGAAGAAATGTTTTCGTTGTGGTAAGATGGGGCACGCTATGTCAGATTGTAAGCATAAGGAAATGGTTTGTTTTAACTGCGGTGAAGAAGGACACATTGGAAGTCAGTGTTCGAAACCAAAGAAGGCACAAGCTGGTGGAAGAgtgtttgctttggctggaactcagacaCCGAATGAGGACAGACTTatcagaggtacatgtttcatgaatagtactcctttaatcattattattgatactggtgctactcattgttttattgctgctGATTGCGTTAAAAGATTGGGTCTTGTGTTATCTTCTATGAATGGTGAGATGGTAGTTGAGGTTCCAGCTAAAGGATCAGTGACTACTTCTCTAGTATGTTTGAAGTGTCCTTTGTCGATTTTCGATAGGAACTTCGCtgttgatttagtttgtttgccGTTAAGTGGGTTGGATgtaattttggggatgaactggttagagtatAACTATGTTCATATTAATTGTTATAACAAGACTGTGAGGTTTTCAACTGTTGAAGAGGAAGAAGCTGGGTTGGTGTCGCCTAAGCAGTTGCGACAGTTGATGAAGGAAGAAGCTGAGATGTTCTCATTAATGGCAACATTGTCAATTGAGAATCAAGCTATAATTGATGAGTTGCAGGTGGTGCGTGagtttcctgaagttttccctgatgagaTTCCTGATGTACCTCCAGAAAGAGAGGTTGAATTTGcaattgatcttgtacctggtaccagacctgttGCTATGGCAccatacagaatgtctgcatccgA GGTGGGAGCTCCAGTGCtcttggtaaagaagaaagatggaagtatgaggctCTGTGTTGATtacagacagctgaataaagtaacGATTAAGAACAGGTATCCGCTACCAAGAatagatgatttgatggaccaattGGTGGGTGCCAGTgtatttagcaagattgatctgagatCGGGTTATCATCAGATTAAAGTAAGAGATGAAGATATTTAG